The following proteins come from a genomic window of Chryseobacterium glaciei:
- a CDS encoding SatD family protein: protein MIAVLTGDIINSQHADTEVWITKLKNLLEHWGSSPLTWEIYRGDEFQFKCNIDDVFWHFLAIKSLIKSQENLDVRIAIGIGEENFSSEKITESNGTAYVNSGRLLNDIKNDGHTVAIKTSNENVDRDLNILLKWSSKDFDNWTMATSEIIHEMIMNQDITQEDLAKKFAISQSSISQRLKRANYELIVETNQYFRKKISEL from the coding sequence ATGATAGCGGTCCTTACGGGTGATATTATAAATTCGCAACACGCAGACACAGAAGTTTGGATTACCAAGCTAAAGAATCTTCTGGAACATTGGGGGAGCTCACCACTTACGTGGGAAATTTACAGAGGAGACGAGTTTCAGTTCAAATGTAACATTGATGATGTGTTTTGGCATTTTCTAGCCATAAAATCTCTTATAAAAAGTCAGGAAAATTTAGATGTAAGAATTGCCATTGGTATTGGTGAGGAAAATTTTTCGTCTGAAAAAATCACAGAATCCAACGGAACAGCCTATGTAAATTCCGGCAGATTACTGAATGACATTAAGAATGACGGGCACACTGTTGCCATCAAAACATCTAACGAGAATGTAGACAGAGACCTTAATATTCTGTTGAAATGGTCTTCCAAAGACTTTGATAACTGGACAATGGCGACTTCAGAAATCATTCACGAAATGATCATGAATCAAGACATTACTCAGGAAGATCTGGCTAAGAAATTCGCGATTTCACAATCGTCGATAAGTCAGCGACTGAAACGTGCAAACTACGAGCTTATCGTAGAAACCAATCAATATTTTAGAAAGAAAATCTCAGAATTATAA
- a CDS encoding endonuclease, with translation MKKLLLPIILFSSYISAQAPAGYYDGTAGLTGYALKSKLHDIISAKNIIWNYGDLTNYYNQTDLDKYYDHDASNTTILLDMYSEIPTGPDAYEYTTANIIGSASAEGQGWNREHMMPQSTFYSNYPMYSDLFYVVPTDARINQLRSNYPYGIAGTTTFYTFTNTSRIGNSAIPNSVYTGRVYEPINEFKGDVARSLLYFAVRYEGKLGTFNFNNNANPASDTNPLDGTEEKAFDNAYIAMLLQWNAQDPVSQKEIDRNNSVYTLQKNRNPFIDNPAWVSAIWSQTPDAVVPQTPLNLTATQTSAYFTTLSWSPSTSTDVIGYKIYQNGTLVASTKNTSISIDHLTASTAYSFTVKAYDNGYLLSSDSNIVPVMTLASDIYSKDLLITKYLEGTSNNKGLEITNKTGHTVNLSDYRLSIQLPSGSNFYYPAPYELEGTVQNNETFVILHPDANFSCYVINQAKFVTAAPQMTFSGTQYLELRYKTTTVDAIGTSGQSNSLGNISLYRKTNITQPTNSFNLSEWDSYASNYCDNLGTLFTSELLTENKKFRIYPNPTQENIFVSGNETEKIKTAQILDLSGKLIYTEKTPFKNKKNISVQNLSTGSYFLNLDGKIYQFIKK, from the coding sequence ATGAAAAAACTTTTACTTCCTATAATTTTATTTTCATCTTATATTTCTGCTCAGGCTCCTGCAGGGTATTATGATGGAACAGCGGGGCTTACAGGCTATGCCTTAAAGTCGAAACTTCACGATATTATATCGGCAAAAAACATCATTTGGAATTATGGTGACCTTACCAATTACTATAATCAGACCGATCTCGATAAATATTATGATCATGATGCCAGCAATACAACTATATTATTAGATATGTATTCTGAAATTCCTACAGGGCCGGATGCTTACGAATATACGACTGCAAATATTATCGGAAGCGCCAGTGCGGAAGGGCAAGGATGGAACAGAGAACATATGATGCCTCAAAGTACATTCTATAGCAATTATCCGATGTATTCAGATTTATTTTATGTAGTTCCTACGGATGCAAGAATCAATCAGTTAAGAAGTAATTACCCTTATGGAATTGCTGGTACAACTACTTTTTACACCTTCACTAATACTTCGAGAATCGGAAACAGTGCTATTCCTAATTCAGTTTATACAGGACGAGTTTATGAGCCTATTAATGAATTTAAAGGTGATGTAGCAAGAAGTTTACTGTATTTTGCGGTGAGATATGAAGGGAAACTAGGGACTTTTAACTTTAATAATAATGCAAATCCTGCTTCTGACACCAATCCGTTGGATGGAACAGAAGAAAAAGCTTTTGATAACGCATATATCGCAATGCTTCTTCAATGGAATGCTCAAGATCCTGTTTCTCAAAAGGAAATTGATCGAAATAATTCCGTTTATACTTTACAGAAAAATAGAAATCCTTTTATCGATAATCCGGCTTGGGTAAGCGCAATCTGGTCGCAAACTCCGGATGCGGTTGTTCCACAAACACCATTAAATCTTACTGCAACTCAGACAAGTGCTTATTTTACAACTTTAAGCTGGTCGCCAAGTACAAGTACAGATGTTATCGGCTATAAAATCTATCAAAACGGAACATTGGTAGCTTCAACAAAAAATACTTCGATAAGTATTGATCATTTGACGGCTTCTACAGCATATAGTTTTACAGTTAAAGCTTATGATAACGGATATTTGCTTTCTTCGGACAGTAATATTGTTCCTGTTATGACTTTAGCTTCAGATATTTATTCTAAAGATTTATTAATTACAAAATATTTAGAGGGTACATCTAATAATAAAGGATTAGAAATAACAAATAAAACAGGTCACACAGTAAATTTAAGCGACTATAGATTATCAATACAACTTCCGAGTGGCAGTAATTTCTACTATCCTGCGCCTTATGAGTTGGAAGGAACGGTTCAAAACAATGAAACCTTTGTAATTCTTCATCCAGATGCTAATTTCTCATGTTATGTAATTAATCAGGCGAAATTTGTCACTGCAGCTCCGCAAATGACTTTTTCTGGGACTCAATATCTGGAATTACGTTACAAAACAACAACTGTAGACGCCATTGGAACAAGCGGACAGAGTAATTCTTTGGGAAATATTTCCTTATACAGAAAAACCAATATTACACAGCCGACAAATTCGTTTAATCTTAGCGAATGGGATTCTTACGCAAGTAATTACTGTGATAACTTAGGAACATTGTTTACCTCTGAATTATTGACTGAAAATAAAAAATTCAGAATTTATCCAAATCCGACTCAGGAAAATATTTTTGTGAGCGGAAATGAAACAGAAAAAATCAAAACAGCACAAATCTTAGATTTATCTGGAAAATTGATTTATACTGAAAAAACTCCTTTTAAAAATAAGAAGAATATTTCTGTACAAAACCTTTCGACAGGTTCTTATTTTTTGAATTTGGACGGAAAAATTTATCAATTTATTAAAAAATAA
- a CDS encoding acyl-CoA dehydrogenase family protein, whose translation MNTETIDNIKMIAETAREFAEKNIRPNIMEWDESQTFPKDLFHQLGEMGFMGIVIPEQYGGSGLGYHEYVTILDEISQVDPSIGLSVAAHNSLCTNHIYEFGNEEQRHKWLPQLASGKVIGAWGLTEHNTGSDSGGMSTTAVKDGDEWIISGAKNFITHAISGDIAVVMTRTGEIGAKNNSTAFVLEKGMTGFSSGKKENKLGMRASETAELIFDNVRVPDSHRLGEVGEGFKQAMKILDGGRISIAALSLGTARGAYKAALKYAKERHQFGKSISEFQAINFMLADMATEIDASELLIQRASTLKNAKQKMTREGAMAKLYASEACVRIANNAVQIFGGYGYTKDFPAEKYYRDSKLCTIGEGTSEIQRLVIGRDITK comes from the coding sequence ATGAATACAGAAACAATTGACAACATTAAAATGATAGCTGAGACGGCAAGAGAATTTGCTGAAAAAAACATCAGACCGAATATAATGGAATGGGATGAAAGTCAAACTTTTCCAAAAGATTTATTTCACCAATTAGGAGAAATGGGTTTTATGGGAATTGTTATTCCTGAGCAGTATGGCGGTTCTGGTCTTGGTTATCATGAGTATGTTACGATTCTTGACGAGATTTCTCAGGTTGACCCATCAATTGGTCTTTCTGTAGCGGCACATAACTCTCTTTGTACAAATCATATTTATGAATTTGGAAATGAAGAGCAAAGACACAAGTGGCTTCCTCAATTAGCTTCTGGTAAAGTAATCGGAGCTTGGGGATTAACTGAGCATAATACAGGTTCAGATTCTGGAGGTATGTCTACAACGGCTGTAAAAGACGGTGACGAATGGATTATCAGCGGTGCTAAAAACTTTATTACTCACGCTATTTCTGGTGATATTGCTGTTGTAATGACAAGAACCGGAGAGATTGGAGCAAAAAATAACTCTACAGCTTTCGTTTTAGAAAAAGGAATGACTGGTTTTTCTTCTGGTAAAAAAGAAAATAAACTAGGAATGCGTGCTTCTGAAACTGCAGAATTAATTTTCGACAACGTTAGAGTTCCGGATTCTCACCGTTTAGGAGAAGTTGGTGAAGGTTTCAAACAAGCAATGAAAATTCTTGATGGAGGTAGAATTTCTATTGCTGCATTAAGTTTAGGTACTGCAAGAGGAGCTTACAAAGCTGCTTTAAAGTATGCTAAAGAAAGACATCAGTTCGGAAAATCTATTTCTGAGTTTCAGGCGATCAACTTCATGTTGGCAGATATGGCGACAGAAATCGATGCATCTGAATTATTGATTCAAAGAGCTTCAACATTGAAAAATGCTAAGCAAAAAATGACAAGAGAAGGAGCTATGGCAAAATTATATGCTTCTGAGGCTTGTGTAAGAATTGCAAATAATGCAGTTCAGATCTTCGGAGGTTACGGTTATACAAAGGACTTCCCTGCTGAGAAATATTACAGAGATTCTAAATTATGTACGATTGGAGAGGGTACTTCCGAGATTCAGAGATTGGTAATCGGTAGAGATATCACAAAATAA
- a CDS encoding reprolysin-like metallopeptidase codes for MKKQLSMIGMLLITGISFAQTDRLWSEGSRKTPSEVFENKNFVTNPKVYSLDINGLKNVLAKAPKRLAVGEKSMIIISFPNSEGKMENFKVKENSNFDPQLAAKYPDIKSYVGEGLDDPNSTVYFSISQLGLSSMEIYGDKSAVFIEPYTKDLSTYVVYKKSDKKDDLNKFECTVIDVAQKGVISANNLAARPNADDAKLRTFRLALSSTGEYTTYFGGTKANALAAMNNTMTRVNGVFEKDFAARMVLIANNDAVIYTNASTDPYSAASGMSSWNSQLQSTLTSVIGEANYDIGHLFGASGGGGNAGCIGCVCTNGSKGSGYTSPADAIPSGDNFDIDYVAHEMGHQFGGNHTFSHTNEGTGVNMEPGSGSTIMGYAGITAQDIQPHSDAFFHAVSIQQITNNIKAKTCPVSTSTGNSIPAANAGLDYTIPKGTPFMLTGTGTDANGDSLTYVWEQMDNASSSQTGASSAASATKATGPTFRSWTPQTTPVRYFPRMASVLTGATTTAGSEITVEALSNVARTLNFRFTVRDNRAGGSGNNSDDAIVTVNGTAGPFSVSSQNSATTYTGGTSQTVTWNVAGTTANGVNAANVDILWSTNSGTTWTTLLAGTPNDGTQAVVIPNASTTTGRIMVKGSNHIFFDVNNANITVNAGSGSGDVIAPTAPTLAASGTASTTTNLSWSGATDAVGVTGYDVYQGASLIGSTASTTYTATSLTPSTTYSFTVKAKDAAGNVSVASNSVSVTTLAGSAVSYCSATSTNTADERIGNVKFGTINNTSTGTAGYENFTAVSTNVTRGSAYTVSVTPVWTSTVYSEAYAVYIDYNGDGDFTDSGELAWSKTGSTTTPVTGSITIPATATVGTTRMRVMMQYNSVPTSSCGSYTYGQVEDYTLNIVSSGKGDLLGTKDLMTDIKLYPNPVRDILNVSNTASEDYKIFDMGGKLINSGKLQRGSVNVSSLVKGAYMIQIGEISKRFIKN; via the coding sequence ATGAAAAAACAGTTATCAATGATCGGAATGCTTCTTATCACAGGCATTTCTTTCGCACAGACAGATCGTCTTTGGTCTGAAGGCTCAAGAAAAACACCTTCTGAGGTCTTCGAAAACAAAAATTTCGTTACTAATCCTAAGGTTTACAGCCTCGATATTAACGGGTTGAAAAATGTATTAGCCAAAGCTCCTAAAAGACTGGCTGTTGGCGAAAAATCCATGATCATTATTTCTTTCCCGAATTCAGAAGGGAAAATGGAGAATTTTAAAGTAAAAGAAAACTCAAACTTTGATCCTCAATTAGCTGCAAAGTATCCTGATATCAAATCTTACGTTGGTGAAGGTCTTGATGATCCAAATTCTACAGTTTATTTCAGTATTTCTCAACTAGGATTATCTTCAATGGAAATTTATGGAGATAAATCTGCAGTTTTCATTGAGCCTTACACAAAAGATCTTTCTACTTATGTCGTTTATAAAAAATCAGATAAGAAAGATGATCTTAATAAATTTGAATGTACCGTAATTGATGTTGCTCAAAAAGGAGTTATCAGTGCAAACAATCTTGCAGCAAGACCCAACGCTGATGATGCTAAATTAAGAACTTTCAGATTAGCTCTTTCAAGCACAGGAGAATACACAACTTATTTTGGAGGAACAAAAGCCAACGCATTAGCAGCAATGAACAACACAATGACTCGTGTAAACGGAGTTTTTGAAAAAGATTTTGCAGCAAGAATGGTTCTTATCGCCAATAATGATGCGGTAATTTATACCAACGCTTCTACAGACCCTTATTCTGCAGCTTCAGGAATGAGCAGCTGGAATTCTCAGCTTCAATCAACCTTAACATCAGTAATTGGTGAAGCAAACTACGACATCGGTCACTTATTCGGAGCTTCCGGAGGTGGCGGAAATGCGGGTTGTATTGGCTGCGTCTGTACAAACGGTTCAAAAGGGAGCGGATATACTTCTCCAGCAGACGCAATCCCATCAGGAGACAACTTCGACATTGATTATGTAGCTCACGAAATGGGGCATCAATTTGGAGGAAATCATACATTCTCTCATACCAATGAAGGAACCGGCGTGAATATGGAACCGGGCTCCGGATCAACAATTATGGGATATGCGGGAATTACGGCTCAGGATATTCAGCCACATTCAGATGCGTTTTTCCATGCGGTGAGTATTCAGCAGATTACCAATAATATTAAAGCTAAAACCTGTCCTGTAAGTACTTCAACAGGAAATTCAATTCCAGCAGCTAACGCAGGTTTAGATTATACAATTCCAAAAGGAACACCGTTTATGCTGACAGGAACAGGAACTGATGCCAACGGAGATTCATTAACTTATGTTTGGGAGCAAATGGACAATGCTTCATCTTCTCAAACAGGAGCAAGCTCAGCAGCAAGTGCTACAAAAGCAACAGGTCCAACTTTCAGATCTTGGACTCCACAGACAACTCCTGTGAGATATTTCCCAAGAATGGCTTCAGTTTTAACGGGAGCAACTACAACAGCAGGTTCAGAAATCACTGTTGAAGCTTTGTCTAATGTTGCCAGAACATTGAATTTCAGATTTACCGTTCGCGATAACAGAGCCGGAGGTTCAGGGAATAATTCTGATGATGCGATCGTTACAGTTAATGGAACGGCTGGACCATTCAGCGTAAGTTCTCAAAATTCAGCAACAACTTACACGGGAGGAACTTCTCAAACCGTAACCTGGAACGTTGCAGGAACTACCGCCAACGGAGTAAACGCTGCAAACGTAGATATTCTTTGGTCTACCAACTCAGGAACAACATGGACTACTCTATTGGCAGGAACTCCAAACGACGGAACTCAGGCTGTGGTTATTCCAAATGCTTCTACAACAACGGGAAGAATTATGGTAAAAGGATCTAATCATATTTTCTTTGACGTAAATAATGCTAATATTACAGTAAATGCAGGTTCAGGAAGTGGTGATGTAATTGCACCTACTGCTCCTACTTTAGCTGCTTCAGGAACTGCTTCTACAACTACAAATCTTTCTTGGTCTGGCGCAACAGATGCGGTAGGTGTTACAGGTTATGATGTATATCAAGGAGCTTCATTGATAGGTTCTACGGCTTCAACTACTTACACAGCAACAAGTTTAACGCCATCAACAACTTACAGCTTTACAGTTAAAGCAAAAGATGCAGCAGGAAACGTTTCAGTTGCGAGTAATTCTGTTAGCGTTACAACTCTTGCGGGAAGTGCAGTGAGCTACTGTTCAGCAACTTCAACAAATACAGCTGATGAGAGAATCGGAAACGTAAAATTCGGAACAATCAACAATACTTCTACAGGAACTGCAGGATATGAAAACTTTACTGCTGTTTCTACGAATGTAACAAGGGGAAGTGCTTATACTGTTTCAGTGACTCCGGTTTGGACATCAACGGTTTATAGCGAGGCTTACGCGGTTTACATCGATTATAACGGTGATGGTGACTTCACAGATAGCGGAGAATTAGCTTGGTCTAAAACAGGTTCTACAACAACTCCTGTAACAGGAAGCATCACGATTCCGGCAACAGCAACCGTAGGAACTACCAGAATGAGAGTAATGATGCAATATAACTCTGTTCCAACATCATCTTGTGGTTCATACACTTACGGGCAGGTTGAAGATTATACGCTAAATATTGTTTCTTCAGGGAAAGGCGATCTATTGGGTACTAAAGATTTAATGACAGACATTAAATTATATCCAAATCCTGTAAGAGATATTTTAAATGTTTCAAATACAGCTTCAGAAGATTACAAAATCTTCGATATGGGTGGAAAACTAATTAACTCAGGGAAACTTCAAAGAGGATCTGTAAATGTGAGCAGTCTTGTCAAAGGTGCTTATATGATCCAAATCGGTGAAATCTCAAAAAGATTCATCAAAAACTAA
- a CDS encoding integrase core domain-containing protein encodes MNYDWDNISSFREKELLRKNNIKCSMKQNSDPYENAVAERINGILKQEFNIARLNIDLKSRKILVQNAI; translated from the coding sequence ATGAATTACGATTGGGACAATATCAGCTCTTTCAGAGAAAAAGAACTACTCCGTAAGAATAATATCAAATGTAGTATGAAACAAAATTCAGATCCTTATGAGAATGCAGTTGCAGAGAGAATCAATGGTATTTTAAAACAGGAATTTAATATTGCCAGACTTAATATAGATTTGAAATCAAGAAAAATATTAGTTCAAAATGCTATTTAG
- a CDS encoding 2-oxo acid dehydrogenase subunit E2: MAEVITMPRLSDTMTEGKVAKWHKKVGDTVKEGDILAEIETDKAVQDFESELNGTLLYVGVEEGNAAAVDSVLAIIGNEGEDISGLTGGAAAPASGGSEEKKSEEESKTENNSTSVEQTSAEVPAGVEIITMPRLSDTMTEGKVAKWHKNVGDTVKEGDLLAEIETDKAVQDFESEFNGILLKQGVEEGGAAPVDSVLAIIGPEGTDVSSVGAAKPAAQSSEKPAEQKSEAKTEEKPTAQAVSSSSTDRVAISPLAKKMAQDKGVDIHGIQGSGENGRIVKKDIENYQPSQAKPAASAPTASPAAQVALSFVQGEDTETPNSQVRNIIAKRLAESKFSAPHYYLMVEINMDKAIEARKEINSLPDTKISFNDMIIKATAVALRKHPQVNSSWAGDKVIHRGNINIGVAVAIPDGLVVPVLKNTDQMTYTQISAGVKDMAGRAKSKGLKANEMEGSTFSVSNLGMFGIETFTSIINQPNSAILSVGAIIEKPIVKDGQIVVGNIMKLSLACDHRVVDGATGAQFLQTLKTYLESPLTLLL, from the coding sequence ATGGCAGAAGTTATTACAATGCCGCGTCTTTCCGACACTATGACGGAAGGTAAAGTGGCGAAATGGCATAAAAAAGTAGGAGATACAGTAAAAGAAGGAGATATTTTAGCTGAAATTGAAACAGATAAAGCTGTTCAGGATTTCGAATCTGAATTAAATGGTACTCTTCTATACGTTGGTGTGGAAGAAGGAAATGCTGCTGCTGTAGATTCTGTTTTGGCTATTATCGGTAATGAAGGGGAAGATATTTCAGGATTAACGGGCGGAGCTGCTGCTCCTGCTTCTGGAGGTTCTGAAGAGAAAAAATCTGAAGAAGAATCAAAAACAGAAAATAATTCTACAAGCGTAGAGCAAACTTCTGCGGAAGTTCCTGCAGGAGTAGAAATCATTACAATGCCAAGGCTTTCTGATACAATGACAGAAGGTAAAGTAGCTAAATGGCACAAAAATGTTGGCGATACAGTAAAAGAAGGTGATCTTCTTGCTGAGATCGAAACAGATAAAGCGGTTCAGGATTTCGAATCTGAATTTAACGGAATATTATTGAAGCAAGGTGTTGAAGAAGGCGGTGCTGCTCCAGTTGATTCAGTTTTAGCAATTATTGGCCCTGAAGGAACTGATGTTTCTAGTGTTGGTGCTGCAAAACCTGCTGCTCAATCATCAGAAAAACCTGCAGAACAAAAATCTGAAGCTAAAACAGAAGAAAAACCTACTGCTCAGGCTGTAAGTTCTTCATCTACCGACAGAGTTGCAATTTCTCCTTTGGCTAAAAAAATGGCTCAGGATAAAGGAGTTGACATTCACGGTATTCAGGGTTCTGGAGAAAACGGAAGAATCGTAAAAAAAGATATTGAAAATTATCAGCCATCTCAGGCAAAACCAGCAGCATCTGCGCCGACTGCAAGTCCGGCAGCTCAGGTTGCATTAAGTTTTGTTCAGGGAGAAGATACAGAGACTCCAAACTCACAAGTAAGAAATATCATCGCGAAACGTCTTGCTGAAAGTAAATTCTCTGCTCCTCACTATTATTTAATGGTGGAGATCAATATGGATAAAGCAATTGAGGCTAGAAAAGAAATCAATTCTTTACCTGATACTAAAATTTCTTTCAACGATATGATCATTAAGGCGACTGCAGTTGCTTTAAGAAAACATCCACAAGTTAATTCTAGCTGGGCTGGAGATAAAGTGATCCACAGAGGAAATATCAACATCGGTGTAGCAGTTGCTATTCCTGACGGATTGGTAGTTCCTGTTCTTAAAAACACAGATCAGATGACGTATACTCAGATTTCTGCTGGTGTTAAGGATATGGCTGGAAGAGCTAAATCTAAAGGTCTTAAGGCAAACGAAATGGAAGGTTCTACTTTCTCAGTTTCTAACTTAGGAATGTTCGGAATTGAAACATTTACAAGTATCATCAATCAACCAAATTCTGCAATCCTTTCAGTAGGAGCAATCATCGAGAAACCGATCGTAAAAGACGGACAGATCGTAGTTGGAAACATCATGAAGCTTTCATTAGCTTGTGATCACAGAGTGGTAGACGGTGCTACAGGTGCTCAGTTCTTACAAACTTTAAAAACGTATTTAGAAAGTCCATTAACTTTGTTACTGTAA
- the pdhA gene encoding pyruvate dehydrogenase (acetyl-transferring) E1 component subunit alpha produces MKEFSKEVYLKWYEDMTMWRRFEDKCRSLYLKQKIRGFLHLYNGQEAIPAGFTHAMDLTKDSMITAYRCHIHPMAMGVDPKRIMAELCGKATGTSGGMGGSMHIFSKEHRFYGGHGIVGGQIPLGAGIAFADKFFDRKAVNICFFGDGAARQGSLHETFNMAMNWKLPVVFVVENNQYAMGTSVKRTANHEDIYKLGLGYEMPCLPVDAMDPVKVAEAAYEAIERARRGDGPTFIEARTYRYRGHSMSDAEPYRSKDEVAIHKNDDPIELVKSRILSNNWATEQELEVIDNKSRDFVDECIEFMENSPYPDVDKVYEYVYSQENYPFLDKFENQ; encoded by the coding sequence ATGAAAGAATTTTCTAAAGAGGTATACCTGAAGTGGTATGAAGATATGACAATGTGGAGAAGGTTTGAAGACAAATGCCGTTCTCTTTATTTAAAACAAAAAATCAGAGGTTTTTTACATTTGTATAATGGTCAGGAGGCGATTCCTGCTGGTTTCACGCATGCAATGGATTTAACTAAAGATAGTATGATCACGGCTTACAGATGTCACATCCATCCAATGGCAATGGGAGTAGACCCTAAGAGAATCATGGCAGAACTTTGTGGTAAAGCTACAGGTACGTCAGGAGGTATGGGAGGTTCTATGCACATTTTCAGTAAAGAACACCGTTTTTATGGTGGTCACGGGATTGTGGGAGGTCAGATTCCTTTAGGTGCTGGTATTGCTTTCGCGGATAAGTTTTTTGACAGAAAAGCGGTAAATATCTGTTTCTTCGGAGATGGAGCGGCTAGACAGGGATCATTACATGAAACGTTTAACATGGCGATGAACTGGAAACTTCCGGTAGTATTCGTTGTAGAAAACAACCAGTATGCAATGGGAACTTCTGTTAAAAGAACAGCTAACCATGAAGATATCTATAAATTAGGTTTAGGATACGAAATGCCTTGTCTTCCTGTAGATGCAATGGATCCTGTAAAAGTGGCAGAAGCTGCTTACGAGGCTATTGAAAGAGCAAGAAGAGGAGATGGGCCAACTTTCATCGAAGCTAGAACTTACCGTTACAGAGGTCACTCTATGTCTGATGCTGAGCCTTACAGATCTAAGGATGAAGTAGCTATTCATAAAAATGATGACCCTATCGAATTGGTAAAATCAAGAATCTTATCAAATAACTGGGCAACTGAGCAGGAATTAGAAGTTATCGATAACAAATCAAGAGATTTCGTTGATGAGTGTATCGAGTTCATGGAAAATTCTCCATACCCGGATGTTGATAAAGTATATGAGTATGTTTATTCTCAGGAAAACTATCCATTCTTAGATAAATTTGAAAATCAATAA
- a CDS encoding phosphatase PAP2 family protein, with product MEEKQPSLIHKISKIISDFFNPLTSLFIFFIYMSVREYSFKESLAHFLPILLIVILPVVIWLVWNVKTGRYTNMDVSNRVQRKTLYIFIAVCVIGYMIFNYIKNGYIDFIMLFILILLFSLQISNFFIKSSMHTAFNVFVAALFFALNWKMGILWLGVAALVGITRIILKRHTVKEVFMGAGIAFLVSFIYLYCNIQFQH from the coding sequence ATGGAAGAAAAACAGCCTTCACTAATACATAAAATCTCAAAAATCATCTCAGATTTTTTTAATCCTCTGACTTCTCTGTTTATATTTTTCATCTATATGAGCGTTCGGGAGTATTCTTTTAAGGAATCACTTGCACACTTTCTTCCTATATTATTAATTGTGATTTTACCTGTGGTGATCTGGCTTGTATGGAATGTGAAAACCGGAAGATATACAAATATGGATGTTTCAAATCGGGTTCAGAGGAAAACTTTATACATTTTTATTGCAGTTTGTGTTATCGGTTACATGATTTTCAATTATATCAAAAACGGATACATTGATTTTATCATGCTTTTTATATTAATTCTTCTTTTTTCCTTACAAATCAGTAATTTTTTCATTAAAAGTTCGATGCACACAGCATTTAATGTATTTGTAGCAGCATTATTTTTTGCACTAAACTGGAAAATGGGGATTCTCTGGCTTGGAGTTGCCGCTTTGGTAGGAATTACGAGAATTATTTTAAAGAGACACACCGTAAAAGAAGTATTTATGGGCGCCGGAATAGCATTTCTGGTATCTTTTATTTATCTTTATTGCAATATACAATTTCAACATTAA
- a CDS encoding BlaI/MecI/CopY family transcriptional regulator encodes MKINHLTSAEENLMKLFWAMNSFYLKEVMEQHPEPKPHQNTVSTYLKILVEKGYLSTEKEGRIFKYTVIVPFEDYKKFLLKELSHNFFHDSGKEILEFLMVEKLISQDDLRAYFDLKMELKPTKVKAPKLEIANEILNPKKDKKGKDKKKKNKKD; translated from the coding sequence ATGAAAATAAATCATCTTACTTCTGCTGAAGAAAACTTAATGAAACTTTTTTGGGCAATGAATTCATTTTATTTAAAAGAGGTCATGGAGCAGCATCCGGAACCTAAACCGCATCAAAATACAGTTTCTACTTACTTAAAAATATTAGTTGAAAAAGGCTATTTATCAACTGAAAAGGAAGGCAGAATTTTTAAATATACTGTAATTGTTCCTTTTGAAGACTATAAAAAATTCTTATTAAAAGAGCTTTCGCATAATTTCTTTCATGATTCAGGAAAAGAGATCTTAGAGTTTTTGATGGTTGAAAAATTAATTTCTCAGGATGATTTAAGAGCCTATTTTGATCTTAAAATGGAACTTAAACCTACAAAAGTAAAAGCACCGAAACTGGAAATTGCCAACGAAATTTTAAATCCCAAAAAAGATAAAAAAGGCAAAGACAAGAAAAAGAAGAATAAAAAAGATTAA